A genomic region of Gemmatimonadota bacterium contains the following coding sequences:
- a CDS encoding 4Fe-4S dicluster domain-containing protein, translated as MWHDSGMLEHGKLQDWFWAQGVKEPALAEKRAARQKVIDTDWAPIAEHRVERPARENTRLVKQLALEAEADLVGIVKPQPEWVFDGYAFEYDWIVMLGIAMEYEKLATAPEVTSAIEVVDKYTKSWVVGRPVSDWIRSQGYPAEPRGGPMAGPINLLPAAIECGFGELGKHGSLINRQFGSSFRLAAVFTDLPLVADGPDDFAADDFCVGCQVCTNACPVDAITTRKQMVRGENKWYVDFDKCFSYFAETYGCGICIAVCPWSATGRAPILAERWTKRREKHKGLTSAESER; from the coding sequence ATGTGGCACGACTCCGGGATGCTCGAACACGGCAAACTCCAGGACTGGTTCTGGGCACAGGGGGTGAAAGAGCCGGCCCTCGCCGAAAAACGCGCCGCCCGCCAGAAAGTCATCGACACCGATTGGGCGCCGATTGCCGAACACAGGGTCGAGCGGCCCGCCCGGGAGAACACGCGCCTGGTCAAACAGCTCGCCCTGGAAGCGGAGGCGGACCTGGTCGGAATCGTGAAACCGCAACCCGAATGGGTATTCGATGGCTATGCGTTCGAATACGACTGGATCGTGATGCTGGGCATCGCCATGGAATACGAAAAACTCGCTACCGCACCGGAAGTGACATCGGCGATCGAGGTCGTGGACAAGTACACCAAGAGCTGGGTGGTCGGAAGGCCGGTATCGGACTGGATACGGTCCCAGGGGTATCCGGCGGAGCCCCGTGGCGGGCCCATGGCCGGCCCCATCAACCTGCTGCCCGCGGCCATCGAATGCGGCTTCGGCGAACTCGGCAAGCATGGGTCGCTGATCAATCGGCAATTCGGGTCTTCGTTCCGGCTGGCGGCGGTGTTCACCGATCTGCCCCTAGTCGCCGACGGGCCGGACGACTTCGCGGCGGACGATTTCTGTGTCGGATGCCAGGTGTGCACGAACGCGTGCCCGGTGGATGCGATCACGACTCGGAAGCAAATGGTTCGTGGTGAAAACAAGTGGTATGTCGATTTCGACAAGTGCTTCTCGTATTTCGCGGAGACTTACGGTTGCGGCATCTGTATAGCCGTTTGCCCGTGGTCGGCCACCGGACGTGCGCCGATTCTGGCGGAGCGCTGGACGAAGCGGCGGGAAAAGCACAAAGGCCTCACTTCGGCTGAATCCGAACGCTGA
- a CDS encoding MBL fold metallo-hydrolase codes for MKRFGLYSLSLLALVISSRHATSQVSAPATQEELPAVVAHVQRAQEIAGSDWRFLSDGFLCGPAEDTIPLAIRTIPGFLDPDAPGIEPFAAFDNLYYVGMYAWGTFILDTGEGLILFDALTNERQVKEILLPGMAELGLDPNDLKYLVVTHGHVDHYGGAPYLKQEYGVPIMMSEADWNYLPDDISLPYFVRANYPPVIQPERDRVVQDGEVLALGNSSVTFVVTPGHTPGTLSTILTVTDRGEPRTVAMWGGQALPGAIRELNQMHDSLHRFWNLGNDRRVEGLISTHPWVVGNFELHARGSEDGSNPLLIGQDGFNRVMGIYDECIKAQFARSIAQER; via the coding sequence TCGGTCTTTACTCCCTGTCGCTGCTGGCACTGGTGATCTCGTCCCGCCACGCGACTTCTCAGGTAAGCGCACCTGCAACCCAGGAGGAACTGCCTGCCGTCGTGGCTCATGTGCAACGGGCACAGGAAATTGCGGGCAGCGACTGGCGCTTTCTTTCGGACGGGTTCCTTTGCGGGCCGGCGGAAGACACGATTCCGCTGGCCATCAGGACGATTCCCGGCTTTCTGGATCCCGACGCGCCCGGCATCGAGCCCTTTGCGGCCTTCGACAACCTCTACTACGTCGGCATGTATGCCTGGGGCACGTTCATACTGGATACGGGCGAAGGACTGATTCTGTTCGATGCCCTGACAAACGAGCGGCAGGTGAAGGAAATCCTGCTGCCCGGCATGGCGGAACTGGGGCTGGACCCCAATGACCTGAAGTACCTGGTGGTTACCCACGGTCATGTCGACCACTACGGCGGCGCACCCTATCTCAAGCAGGAATACGGCGTGCCCATCATGATGTCGGAGGCCGACTGGAACTATCTCCCCGACGACATTTCCTTACCCTATTTCGTCAGGGCCAACTATCCCCCGGTGATCCAGCCGGAGCGTGACCGCGTGGTGCAGGACGGCGAAGTGCTGGCGCTCGGCAATTCCAGCGTGACCTTCGTGGTGACGCCGGGGCATACACCCGGCACGCTGTCGACGATTCTGACGGTGACGGATCGGGGAGAGCCCCGCACGGTCGCCATGTGGGGCGGACAGGCCCTGCCCGGCGCCATCAGGGAACTGAACCAGATGCACGACTCGCTGCACAGGTTCTGGAACCTGGGCAACGATCGCCGTGTGGAGGGGCTCATCAGCACACACCCCTGGGTGGTCGGCAATTTCGAACTCCATGCAAGAGGGTCCGAAGACGGCAGCAACCCGCTCCTGATCGGGCAGGACGGGTTCAACCGCGTCATGGGCATCTACGACGAGTGCATCAAGGCGCAATTCGCCCGTTCCATCGCGCAGGAGCGGTGA